ACGTTATTAACTTGATCGACACGCCCGGCCACGTAGACTTCTCGGGTAGGGTAACTAGGTCACTGAGGGCCATCGACGGGGCCGTCGTGGTCGTTGACGCAGTGGAGGAAGTGATGGTTCAGACCGAGACAGTGACTCGTCAATCCGTTGAGGAGAGGGTGAGGCCTGTTCTATACATTAACAAGGTCGACAGGCTGATAAAGGAGTTGAAGCTGACGCCCAGCCAGATTCAGGAGAAGATCTCCAGGATCATCAGGGACTTCAACGGTTTAATCGACTTGTACGCGGAGCCTGAGTTCAAGGAGAAGTGGAAGGTAGGCTTCCAGGACAACACGGTGGCGTTGGGCTCAGCTAAGGATCGATGGGGCTTTAACGCCAAGATGGCTCAGTCTCAGGGGTTAAAGTTCAGCGACGTAGTGGAGGCCTATGAGAAAAACGACTTAGAAGGATTCAGGGAGAAGGCCCCCTTGCATCAAGCCATATTGGACATGGTGATCGAGGCGGTTCCACCCCCCCACATAGCCCAGAAATACAGGATCCCGAAGATCTGGAAGGGTATGATCGACTCCGAGGCGGGGGAGGCGATGATAAACTGTCGAGACGATGGACCGGCGGTTATGGCTGTCACCAACATCGTCGTCGACCCCCACGCGGGGGTGGTGGCCACAGGCAGGCTGTTCTCCGGAACCCTCAAGGAAGGAGACTCGGTTTACCTGATCAACAACAGAACCCAGTCAAGGATACAGCAGGTCTGCATTTACATGGGCCCCCACCGGGAGGTTGTGGGAGCGCTCACCGCGGGGAACATCCCAGCCCTGCTCGGGTTATCGGACGCCAGGGCTGGGGAGACTCTCAGCTCCGTTAAGGATGTCGCTCCGTTTGAAAGCATAAAGTATGTGAGCGAGCCCGTGGTCACCGTGGCCGTTGAGCCCAAAAACAGCATGGACCTTCCAAAGCTGGTGGACATATTAAGGAAGCTGAGCATCGAGGATCCCACGCTGGTCACCACCATCAACGAAGAGACGGGGGAATACCTCATCTCAGGTATGGGAACCCTGCACCTGGAGATAGCTACGCACTGGATTCGGGAGGCGGGTCTCGACATCGTCACGTCAAAGCCCATCGTAATGTACAGGGAGGCTGTGAGGAGGAAGGCCGGGCCCTTCATGGGCAAGTCGCCTAACAAGCATAACAGGGTTTTCATCGAAGTGGAGCCTCTGAGCGAAGACATCATCTCCCTCATCAGGGAGGGGAAGATAAGCGAATACTCGGATAAATCCGCTGTAGCCAGCCTCCTGAGGCAG
Above is a genomic segment from Candidatus Bathyarchaeia archaeon containing:
- a CDS encoding elongation factor EF-2 produces the protein MSDSLLAAAGLLSPTVAGEARSLDYLEEEQKRGITIKAANISLLHEKDNVPYVINLIDTPGHVDFSGRVTRSLRAIDGAVVVVDAVEEVMVQTETVTRQSVEERVRPVLYINKVDRLIKELKLTPSQIQEKISRIIRDFNGLIDLYAEPEFKEKWKVGFQDNTVALGSAKDRWGFNAKMAQSQGLKFSDVVEAYEKNDLEGFREKAPLHQAILDMVIEAVPPPHIAQKYRIPKIWKGMIDSEAGEAMINCRDDGPAVMAVTNIVVDPHAGVVATGRLFSGTLKEGDSVYLINNRTQSRIQQVCIYMGPHREVVGALTAGNIPALLGLSDARAGETLSSVKDVAPFESIKYVSEPVVTVAVEPKNSMDLPKLVDILRKLSIEDPTLVTTINEETGEYLISGMGTLHLEIATHWIREAGLDIVTSKPIVMYREAVRRKAGPFMGKSPNKHNRVFIEVEPLSEDIISLIREGKISEYSDKSAVASLLRQHGWPTEEARGVWSVDEGANMIVDVTKGAQYLHEVREMIIAGYRWGLKEGPLAYEKIRGLKVKVVDVSLHEDPVHRGPAQIMPMARRALFAAFLSA